In Shinella sp. XGS7, a single genomic region encodes these proteins:
- a CDS encoding YfhL family 4Fe-4S dicluster ferredoxin encodes MALMITDECINCDVCEPECPNNAIAMGAEYYEIDPGKCTECVGHHEEPQCVALCPVACIPVNPQHVETREMLMQKYLRLTAQTV; translated from the coding sequence ATGGCTTTGATGATTACCGACGAGTGCATCAACTGCGATGTGTGCGAGCCCGAGTGCCCGAACAATGCCATCGCCATGGGTGCGGAGTACTACGAGATCGATCCGGGCAAGTGCACCGAATGCGTGGGCCACCACGAGGAGCCCCAGTGCGTGGCCCTGTGCCCCGTGGCCTGCATCCCGGTGAACCCCCAGCATGTCGAGACCCGCGAGATGCTGATGCAGAAGTACCTGCGCCTGACGGCGCAAACCGTCTGA
- the rsmD gene encoding 16S rRNA (guanine(966)-N(2))-methyltransferase RsmD, giving the protein MAEVRIIGGLWKRSKLPVADKPGLRPTPDRVRETLFNWLGQDLDGWRVLDAFAGSGALGFEAASRGAAEVQLLERDAELCRSLKASRTRLKAEDRLQVEQADALAWMARCAPARYELVFLDPPFQQDLFEAALKAAAPLLVPGGFLYLESSRPLEPAPELGLTPKRQARAGAVHSQLLQRSG; this is encoded by the coding sequence GTACGGATCATCGGCGGCCTGTGGAAGCGCTCCAAGCTCCCGGTGGCCGACAAGCCCGGCCTGCGCCCCACGCCCGACCGCGTGCGCGAAACCCTGTTCAACTGGCTGGGCCAGGACCTGGACGGCTGGCGCGTGCTGGACGCTTTTGCCGGCAGCGGCGCCCTGGGTTTTGAGGCCGCCTCGCGCGGCGCCGCGGAGGTGCAGCTGCTGGAGCGCGACGCCGAGCTCTGCCGCAGCCTCAAGGCCAGCCGCACACGGCTCAAGGCCGAGGACCGCCTGCAGGTGGAGCAGGCCGATGCCCTGGCCTGGATGGCGCGCTGCGCCCCGGCCCGCTACGAGCTGGTCTTCCTCGACCCGCCCTTCCAGCAGGACCTGTTCGAGGCCGCGCTCAAGGCGGCCGCGCCCCTGCTGGTGCCCGGCGGCTTTCTCTATCTGGAGTCGTCGCGGCCCCTGGAGCCGGCGCCCGAGCTGGGCCTGACGCCCAAGCGCCAGGCGCGGGCCGGCGCGGTCCACAGCCAGCTGCTGCAGCGCAGCGGATAA
- the coaD gene encoding pantetheine-phosphate adenylyltransferase encodes MTVLTAVYPGTFDPMTLGHEDLMRRASRLFERLIIAVAAGHHKRTMFSIEERLDIAQQLAAKYPNVEVIPFRGLLRDFVMEHGGKVVVRGLRAVSDFEYEFQMAGMNRSLMPEVETVFLTPSDQYQFISSTFVREIATLGGDVSKFVSPLVLERLRERIKKAE; translated from the coding sequence GTGACCGTCCTCACCGCCGTCTATCCCGGCACCTTCGATCCCATGACCCTCGGTCATGAGGACCTGATGCGCCGGGCCAGCCGCCTGTTCGAGCGCCTGATCATTGCGGTGGCCGCCGGCCACCACAAGCGCACCATGTTCTCCATCGAGGAGCGCCTGGACATCGCCCAGCAGCTGGCGGCCAAGTACCCCAATGTGGAGGTCATTCCCTTCCGCGGCCTGCTGCGCGACTTCGTGATGGAGCATGGCGGCAAGGTGGTGGTGCGCGGCCTGCGCGCGGTGAGCGACTTCGAGTACGAATTCCAGATGGCCGGCATGAACCGCAGCCTGATGCCCGAGGTGGAGACCGTCTTCCTCACACCCTCGGACCAGTACCAGTTCATTTCCAGCACCTTCGTCAGGGAGATCGCCACCCTGGGCGGCGATGTCTCCAAGTTCGTGTCACCCTTGGTGCTCGAACGTTTGCGCGAGCGCATCAAGAAGGCGGAGTGA
- a CDS encoding VOC family protein encodes MELNTVRLFVRDLAAARAFYADVLDLPLQAANAELGYCVFAAGRGVTLVVERVEAQADAEEQALVGRFSGLSFAVPDLEARYQALQARGVVFSGAPELQAWGGRLATLLDPAGNALQLVQLPAA; translated from the coding sequence ATGGAACTGAACACCGTGCGCCTTTTCGTGCGCGATCTGGCCGCTGCCCGCGCCTTCTACGCCGATGTGCTGGACCTGCCGCTGCAGGCCGCCAACGCTGAGCTGGGCTATTGCGTGTTCGCCGCGGGCCGCGGCGTTACCCTGGTCGTGGAGCGGGTGGAGGCGCAGGCCGACGCCGAGGAGCAGGCCCTGGTGGGCCGCTTCAGCGGCCTCTCCTTCGCCGTGCCGGATCTGGAGGCCCGCTACCAGGCCCTGCAAGCCCGGGGCGTGGTCTTCAGCGGTGCGCCGGAACTGCAGGCCTGGGGCGGCCGCCTGGCCACCCTGCTGGATCCGGCGGGCAATGCGCTGCAGCTGGTGCAGCTGCCCGCGGCCTGA